TTGTATTGATTATAGCAGAGCTACATCTTCCAAAAGTAGTGTACGTTGAGATGTTTGGAAAACGTATCACAAGAAGTGAATACATTTTGGGTACAGTTGTCTCATACTTATTGATGCTCCTGAAATGGCAGCGTAGACAGATGTTCTGATTGAAGGTCTGATTGAAAACTAGCTTTGTTTTGATATCTATACAATATATACTGCTCATTATGGTTTACAATGAAGTATGCACACAGAGCTGTTAACCAGAATTAATTATTGATTGAAAATAACACCATTTTAAATGAGAACATAAAATGCTGTCTTCAGAATTAATTCTTAAACTTAATGAAGTGGCCCCTACCCAATGGGTGGCTGTAATGGACCATTATGGAGAATGTCTGTCCTTACTTTTTTGTTGATTAATGTAAGATAATCCACGGTTTgggtgtcatttttttcccttccacAATGTAATCTAGTCAGTCCGTCAGTCCTGATGTACATTCACTTCTGATGTTACACCTGTGTCTTCCCTTTGTCTGTAATAACTGTGTAGTTCTCATAGTTTTCAATAAAACATGCTTAGACTGCAGGTGCTGCTCATAGCACTGcatattttctctctcatcttctaCTCGTGTGTTTCTATTTCATATAATTGCCCAGGATgtaaagaaatgtgtttatacAGTGTTGCCAAATTTCtcctttttaaatgttaatttggATTTgacatgtgtatatgtgtaccTGCACAGATGCTGATGGTGAAGGCAATTGGAACAATtcacaaggtgtgtgtgtgcgtgtgtgtgtgcgtttgtacTAGGATGAGTGATATTAGGAGCTGTATTTCAAAATCACTGTTAAAAAATCTCCATTATGTCACGTATTAAATTAGCAAAATAGAGcctgcagacttttttttttaacactttagATATCAGGCCCCTCTGTTGCATGTCAGTCACAGCCTTGTTTCTAAACACATAGTAGGCCATGTAAGGTACCTGTTTGCTTTAGCAAGGAGGCTGTTTGATACACAActtttatttcaacattttagaTCCCAATGCCAATCCCAACAAACGCCAGAGGCAGCCTGCCCTTCTAGGAGACCACCCACCTGATTATGGTAAATATCCAAAAAAGAAGTTGGTCTGAAATAATTGATCACCTTCCAATACTGTATCTGTACCTCACACGTTCTTTTTCCCCCTCGAATTAAGGTGGCCCTCAAGGAGGTTATCATGGCTACAATGATGACAGTTAcggcccccctcctccccaccgCATGGGACCAGGAATGGGTGGGCGTGGTCGTGGTAGCCAGCGCTATGGCCCAGGATACGGACCACCTCCCCCTGAATATGGTCCTCACGCTGACTCGCCAGTTCTTATGGTATATGGTCTTGAGCCCTCCAAGATCAACGCTGACAAGGTCTTCAACATCTTCTGCCTCTACGGCAATGTAGAGAGGGTGAGTGAAGTGATGCTCACCAAATGATGGCAGCATTAGTCATCAGAGTCCTTTACCTTCAGAAAAAGGCCAATTTCAAACtgctaaaaatgctaaatattagctggttccagcttctcaaacatgAAGGTTTTTCGGTTTTCTGTGGTATGTATcacagtaaattgaatatcttccAGGTTTTAGACTGCTGCTCACTCAAAACCAGGTAAattgatgacatcaccatggCCTCTGAGAGATTGTGAATGTcattttttcactattttgtaatattttttatGTTACTAAATGATATGTAACTGAATTAATGAGTCACTTGAAAAGAAAGTGACAGATTCATCGATAGTGAAGAGCTCTAGCTGTTCCTGAGTAAGATGGATGCTTTTTTCCTTCAGGTTAAGTTCATGAAGAGTAAGCCTGGAGCCGCAATGGTGGAGATGGGAGACTGTTACTCTGTGGACAGGGCCATCACTCACCTCAACAACAACTTCCTTTTTGGACAGAAACTCAATGTTTGGTAAGAGCAGCTGTCCAAACCATTCTAAAACATTAATctattacaaaaaaaatgactcagAGTGCAGAGTAAGACCTCTGGCCCCCTTTTCCTTGGCAGTGTGTCCAAGCAGCAGGCCATTGTTCCAGGGCAGTGCTACCAGTTAGAGGACAACACCAGCAGCTTCAAAGATTTCCATGGATCCCGGAACAACCGCTTCACCTCCCCAGAACAGGCAGCCAAGAACAGAATCCAGCACCCCAGCAACGTCCTGCACTTCTTTAACGCGCAGCCTGACATCTCTGCAGAGATCTTCAACCAGGTAAGAAAAGCCACCAGGGTTCTCTCTGAAGTGTGGAAGATTTCCCACAGACCACGGATTTTTAACTGAAACTCATCTTACATTCCAGGTTTGCGATGAGCTGGGAATTAAGAATCCTGCAAGTGTGAAACTTTTCACAGGAAAGAGTGAGTATGAGTTACAGCCTGGCCAATAGTATGATCTGGTTTTGTTGAAGCATGCTTTGATTTTCATATTAATGATGATTCTGGTGTCTGGGTTTTAAGAAAGTGAAGTAATGAGTGAGTAATTAGATGTGTGTAattaagcttggtttacgcttctgcgtcgcggcgacgccgtacctacgccgtcgacgcagacccctacgcggaccctacaccgtagcctgacgcgcacctccaaaaaatcctgacgtgaacgtcgaggactctgattggtccgttcagaacgtaattttcggttcagtcgcagccctatggtcgcagcacaacaacaccgccattttcaaagtttctgtggtgagagctacaagaaaaactggaccaagccgaagaaagaattatcaaggaggtacgcaagtacgaccacctctacaactcctcttcgcggcagcaagagccccccgaaaccatacaaagacacagccacacccccctagcggcttggcggtgaattgcggaacaacgcgttccctcgacgcagaactacgaatgctcagtgacggcgtagggtgtacgccgtaggtacgccgtcgccgcgacgcagaagcgtaaaccagaATCCAAAAAGCAAACCATTTCTACACACCTAGGAACATTGCATCTGCATCTGCTTACATCTGCATGTACAAGGTGTACATTTACAGTGTCATATATGACCCACTGCAAGCTGCCAGCAAAGCAGTACAGTTGGTCTTCAAACTGATCCACGTGAAGTGTAATCATACAAATCCCACCTCTTCTACATGCAAGGTGTTATTTGCTAACTAGATCATCTAAAAATGGGACCAAATTCATTGCTCATGTGTAACACTGGAgttagggagagagagaaaagtgtttCATGAATTTTACCAGCAGaaatatttttcactgttttatagGGAAGACCAAATCAGTGTTAGAAAAAGGTTCCAGTTCTCAGTTGGCTTGAATTCACTTAAGTTAAAATGACATTATATACATTGTAGCTGGTTGTGGATGCTGCTATGTTGCCTGTTTTGTGGCCTCTTTAGGTGCATAAATGAGTGATCCTAAAACCTATACGGATCTCGGTTTAGTTCACGCCGTAAACAAACTGTTGAGTTTTATCCACGATGGTGATCTAATCAGTCATCTTGTGTGGCACAAAAGGTGAGCGGAGTTCATCTGGCCTTCTGGAGTGGGAATCCATCAACGATGCCATGGAAGCACTAGCCATGATGAACCATTACCAGATGAAAAACCCCAGTAAGTTCTCATCTCATGACAAGCAaatgattttgtcattttcatgaTTTACTGTCCATTTTAAACGTCATAATGTCTTTTGCCTTCTTCATctttaaaatgagtttttctctgtcttgtgtCTTGCAGGTGGGCCTTACCCTTACACGCTGAAGCTTTGTTTCTCAACAACACACCATGCCAACTAAATAGTCTCCCCTCAAACCATTTGTAacattttgtgtctttgcataGAGTATATTGTAGTTCTGTTGTCACGTCCCATTAAAACATTCAGTCAGTGTTGACAAAAACTAGGACTGATGGGGTTTAGAACATGCTAAACTATCATTTTGTATGATTTCTGTTACTTTTATCATGTTTTTCAATCAGTTGTTTATATTGTATGTTCACAACACTAGATTTGAATAACCCCCACTACCctgaaataacatttaaatCTGGACCtcagtttttggtttttaaatcaaatgaacagtaataataatgtgaatATTGATCTGAACCAAGGTTCACATCCTCAGAGATGGTTTGTATTGTATCTTTGGTCATTTCTTCACTCTTGGCAGGGAATCATCCCTGTCGCTTCATGgggaaataaaaatgcatttattgtCAAGTTCTtacagagagaagcagctgtAGTTTTCAGGatgacacattcacactgacatCTTTGTGCTGCTACTGAAGTGGTCAGGGTGCCTTCCATATGTCCATACCTGGACTATTGAAGATTATCACTGTGGTGATTAGAGGATGGcagatgtggaggaggtggttATCTCTACTAACCTGTCACTATCATGATTTCAATGTCAGCTGTCACTTTTTGTAGTAAACAATACTGTGAGTATTACTTTGGCTGGAATTACTCAATTAACTTAGAATTCTCAGTTTCAGTTCCCACATAGCGGCATTAGAAGAGCCGGCCTGGATTGAACAGAAGCCACATCAAGTATAATCCGGAGGAATCACATGTACTCAGACCGACACTGCATTATTTTCAGTATCATAGTTTGTATTCACAAGTGCTAGTTTAATTAAAGCAGTTTAAAGAAAATGGATTTTTGATCTAATTGCCCATTTTACTTATGTATTCATGttcatattttaattatttagtGTTAAACATGTCAGTTATTAGCAGCACATCCAAACTCATTGATACACTGATTGACATttagtgtttggtgtttttgtgggTTATTTGTTGGCTGCATGCTCACATTTGTTTTGTCCCTGTGACATGACGTTTCTCTCCGAAAGCAGTCCTTCCTGCTAAACCACGGACACGAAGTAAAGCTCTTCTCTACAAATGTACGTTGCCACTAGAACTACATTTTTCTGGACTACAATGAGAACATTTATATAAGGGCAGAGCGTTTCCCTGATCATGAAGTACCAACAATTCACAGAAACTACACACCAGTTTGACAAGAAACGTTTACTCAATCTCACAGCAGCTGTATCATGTCAATCGGGGTAAATTGACGATAACGTAATACTTCTTACATTAacctttactgatgctgctgtattctggaatttcccctcgcgggacaaataaaggaatattgatcttgatcttgaaaTCATAACCTTATTGGAaccacacacagtcatttgcaGCAGAACAGCCCTGTTTCCACAACGAACCGTTCAATTCGAGTCTACGAAGCGGTATGAAGGGCAGGGAGACATGTTGAACTGTACGGTCTCAGATAACTGTTCGTTTGTGTGTCTGCCGGCTCCTTCACGTTAGTGCCTTTATTCTCTGTTCACAGTAATGTTAGACACTGACACGGTTGGAGACGAAGAGAAGACTAAGAACTACAACTCCCATCGCGCCTTCAGCCGCGTAGGTGTTTCCGGTGTCTTATGACATTTTACTTCCTTCCACACAGCCCGACACGAACAAATCGAGAAAGAAGACGTCGCTAACTTTTAAATGCTGTCGTCAACAGTCGCGTTTTGACTTTCGTTTTCGTTTGATTTCCATCGTAAAATGCGCGCCATGTGGCGACTGGTGTCCGAGAACTGAAGAATAGTTGAAAACGCAGACCGTAACGTGTAGGCCTCCGAAGAAAGTTTGGTCGTGGGCCTGTAAACAACATGTCCTCCGCCTCGCAGTCTTCCTCCAGACGGCAATGGTGCTACCTCTGCGATCTGCCCAAGATGCCCTGGGCCATGCTGTGGGAGTTCAGCGAGGCTGTGTGCCGGGGATGTGTCAACTACGACGGGGCAGACAGAATAGAGCTCCTCATTGAAACTGCAAGGCAGCTGAAGAGCACGCACGGAGTTTTAGACGGCAGGTCCCCCGGTCCACAGCAGGGCAAGCCCAGCTCGGCTGGGCCCATTGAAGCAGGGCGGCAGCATGGAGAGCGTATCGATAGGGGGAGGGGTGAGTATGGGGTGTCTTCTCGCCTCCCCAACggcctgcacagagctgaaGATGTGGCCTTGTCAGATGGCAGCAGACAGAGCCCAAACACTCGTCGTGCTGCAGTTGGGGCAGTTCCTAGTCTTCATGGCACCATATCGCACGCCTTGATAGCTCAGGGGTTAGTAGCAGCTCCTCATGGGCTTTTAGCCCCGTTATCAGGCTCCAGGACTGGAGCCACACCTATTGCGGTCTCAGCTGGCCCCATAATGGGTGATGCTGGCAGAAGACAGGCTGTGTCACTGGGTGTGGGGGCTAGCACCTCTGCTCTGGTGGGCATTGACCCTGCAGTGTGGAGGAACAATGAAGTGATGGCTGAACTGAATGAGGTGGCTCGTAACAGGGTCGAAGGCTGGCCAAACCGTCCCAAAGCAGTCCGGGATGTACTTGGGGCTCTCAGCAGCTGTGTCCCCTTTAACGTGCGCTTCAGGAAAGACCATAACCTGATGGGTCGTGTTCTGGCCTTTGATGCCAGCACAACTCCAGAGTTTGAGCTGAGGGTGTTTGTGGAGTACCCTGCCGGCTCTGGAATGATCTTCTCAGGTGTCCCAGACCTGGTCAGGCAGATGTTCCGTGACTCGGCCAAAGATGCAGGTAAAGCAGTGAACTCTGGGCTACGCTATGTGGAATACGAGAAGCGGCAGGGGACAGGAGACTGGCGTGCGTTGTCTGAGCTGTTGAATGATGGTGTGCGTATGTTCAAAGAGCCCCCGATCCCAGAGGTTCTGCCACAGCCAGATGCAGGGTTGCCAATGGCAGCCGCTGGACGCCCTGTACCGGCCAAGAGCACAACTCGACGCCGCAAGGCTTCTCCGGGCTCTGAGAATGGAGAAAGCGAAGGGAGGCCCGATCACCCAGCGAGAGAGCCCTGGCCTAGGGGTGCTTACTCAGGCATGGATCCTCTTCCTGGCATGGCCGGCCCTCAGGAGGGCCCACCCCGCTTACACAGCCAGCCCTCACCTATCTCAGCGCTCATGGGAGTTGCAGACAGCCTGAGCTCCAGCCAGATGGCCAGAGATAGCCCCAGCATGTCTGCAGCCCACTCCTCGGCTGGGCGccccaccagcagcagcccctCCACTGCTTCCACCTCAGTCTCCCAGGCAGCCTTGGGACAGGGTTTAAGTGCGGCGGGTCCAAGCAGCAACACCAGCGCTGGGGAGTCTACGAGCAGTGCTCAGggcactctgctctgctgcaccctCTGCCGAGAGCGCTTGGAGGACACTCATTTTGTCCAGTGTCCCTCTGTCCCGCACCACAAGTTCTGCTTCCCATGTACCCGAGGATTCATCCGCAACCAAGGCCAAGGCGGCGAGGTGTACTGCCCCAGTGGAGAGCGCTGTCCCCTGGCTGGATCCACTGTGCCTTGGGCCTTCATGCAGGGAGAAATCTCAACCATCCTGGCCGGAGACACAGATGTGACAGTAAAGAAGGAGAACGACCCTTGACGTCTCCATCCTGTTGTGGTGAATGGTAAGCCAGCCGCTGATGGTTAGGGGGTCACCACTGTAACACCAAAGCTGAAGGAGTGTGGTCAGATGCTAGCTGCTATGAGAAGAAGAGCTTTATactcagtgtgtttgctgagaCGGACAGATGAGTTAACAATAATACATAGAAATAACATCATCACAGTGCCTCTGATCCACACAGGCTCCTGTAGGCTAAACGTGCCCGTCAGTGGCAGCACACTGATGTATGAGAGAGGCTCAATGTCACAATGACTGTGGAGAAAAGCAACTGAATTAGCAGTGTAAATCATAGTTTCATCTTTTTAGATTTTAGGTACACAAAGAAACATTATCTCAGTTAGCGGAGGCTCATTAGTTCACTCTGTAAGTCACATGTGAGAGAAGAAACTGTTAAAACACAGATTAGTGTtccactgcagagctgctttccTCTGCAAAGTTTAAATCTACCTGAAACCTTCACACTTTGTTTGCTCTCTATAATTGATAGAGCTTCTTCGTTCAGTAGACACAAAACAAAGGTGTAGCCTGTCATGGCACTGAGGGATACCTCAATAGTTTGATGCTGATTCAGAGATGAGATTGAGACAGTAGAATTCAAGGTCTTTGACATTACAAGACgttttgaaaattgaaaaaactaaactgaaaacGTGACAGTGCTCACCTCAGGTCTGATGGTGCTGACTGTCACTGTTGCACTTGCTGGGTCCAGACTCAGGCGACTGCTGCACAGTCTCGTCTGTACTTCATAGATGCATGATGTCTCCTGACATGCAGGAAAATGTAAACTGGTGTTGAAGAAAAAGCATTCAGGACCTTTGGAAATTAAATTCAAGATTTTCCCAAGACCCTTCTTGAGAACTGAATTCAATGATTTTTAAGGCTTTTCCTCTACAGCCGAACGTGTCCGAGCTCGTGTGGTTGATGTAGGTCTGAGGAAACACGCTTCAGCAGCTAGATAGAAAATTTACCCTAAAGATAAAATCACTGCTCACTGCAGGAACGCTGTCCGTTGTTGCCCTACTGCCGCTTCGAATGCTCTCACATCCttacacttttttcttctttttccacagtGGATCAAACACTTTGAAAGCACTTCCCTATTATCTCAAGCAGAGGTCCACTTTGGCTGCAGTTCATCATGTGTGCCTCAGAGAACAGAAGAACTCTGAACCCCAGGAGGACAGCGACACAAACACGGCTAACTAGAGACACCACAAGACTCACTTttgagagggggggggggggggcggcatGTCCGTCTGTCAGGGCTGGGCTCACCTGAGAAGGCCGGGCTGCTACATCACGACCGAATGTCGAGTCCTGACcaaacctctctctctgtccctctctctctttgtccagAGGCCGCCAGTCAGGCCTCACTTTCAGCCCAGGATAGAAAGCACATGCTTGTTTAACAACGACAATctattttgtctttcatttgtgTTGTTATATACGTTGCATACTGTTCTACACAGATGGATGACAGCGATGTTGACAGAAAAATGCAattctttgaaaaacaaatgaatgttcaAAATGTGGCAAAACCATTTGGTCCTTAAAGCCAaggattgaaaaaaaaatgttaatccCACAATACGTCTCTTAGGTAATCTCCTTATATTGTAtgtcaaaaatgtgaatttACTTTCAATATGGCTAtgtaatttctatttttgataCAATACAAATTtatatgtatttgtttataGTGATAAGAAGACCAAAGATGGCTTCATGCTCAATGTAAGTTTATTGTACTGTAGCTGTGTATGCTGTATTCACTGATAACCTTGGCATCAGTCACTAATTTGTTCATCTATCACAGAAGTAAGCTTGTTTTGTCTATTTACTTTTTGAATTATATGTATGGTAAGATAATTAGCACCACAATCTTCAATGGTTAACCCACATACTCATGTGATCTAAACAGGTCAATTCTAcaataaattacaaaaatagTTCTTAGTTATAGCTGGTTTATTCTGTGAATGTCAAATGTGCAGCACATTGTTGAAACATCTTTAGAAAACTTGATaaatattttgacaaaaacGCCAAAAACCCCACACCAGATGCTGGATAAGCCTTGAAAAAGCATCAATATGCACAGAATTGGCGTCTATCCCATGAACCACAGTTTTGTAAACACACTGCTTGTGAGGAACAAAGTGTTTTGAGTGCAAAATGAATAGAGATCAGCCATTCTAATATAAAATGCATGAGTTGAAAAAGCTCAAAGGGCAGCACAGTGCACCACACAAAGAAATATATATTGTAAACACCACAACCACAGTTCTATAGCTAATACCACTCAATGCATTATTGATCTGTAAACATATCTGTACACAAGAGTGGTGTAAATCTTTATATGTGGTTACATTTGGAGTCTTGTTCACACCATGTATTTGATTATAAGACACCAAGGAGAGCAGTGGTGAGTGACCATCTGTCAGACACGTCCTGGAACATCACAGTGGTTCAGATGGGGCACCCGGTGTCCCCCAGGGCCTCCTGGGCTCCCTTCAGGGTCTCTCTCTTCACACATTTCCAGTAGTCAGGGAAGCCTTTCTGATGCTGCACCTGAGGGCAGGACCGTGTTTATTACATCTAACTGCAATTCATCGCGTAATCAATCAAAATGCACCCTGAGGAATCTACGAGATGGCCACTGGGAGGattctgaatgttttctttgcagGTAGTCAGTCTGCCATGCTAACGTGAAAGTAGCCCAAAAATATTGACTGTTGATTCAGTAGAAATGAAAAGTCAATCTGAGGGCAGAACATGGTCCACACAAGCGCACAAACAGACGCTTCAGGCCACGCAAGACTTCACGTTTTCATGAGTTATGAGTGTGTCACCTGAAAATCAGACTGCAAGCGGCGCTATGGCATGAGGCAACAAGAGAAAGCTGACCCCTTCTGTTTGGGTTCACTTCCGCTCAAAATAACCATGGCTGAAGATATCCTTATGCATGAGACACTTGGTCAGCGGTTCACTCACACAACAACTCTTTAGAAATTCAACAGTTGCACATCTCAtcatccatttcttttttctttccgtGCAGTagttacagcagcacacattCCACCACAGACACCATGTTTGTTTACTACTGTGGTCATGGAAACACTGATTAGCTCTATATCTCCCCCATGAGGACTGACGTTTGTTACCTCCCTGGTGTGTCAGAGCGCACATTCACTACGTTCACGGGGACGTTGGCGTCATTTGTGTTGCAAAACTTGCATGGACCATGTTTCTGCCCAGCAACGGCAGGGACACACATTAGAGAGCAGGTAATGAATAATACACAGACCACAAACTGTCCGTCTTAGAAGTCTTTCTGCAGTTTCTTGTCTTATCAGCAGCTGATCTGATGATTCAGCTTAATTAGATACCTTGTTGAAGGAACAGTTCAGCATGTTGGGAAGTGTGcttattcattttcttgctgAATTACAGATCAAACGTCAAGAAAGAAAATGGTCATTTGTGAGATTAAAATGTGCTGCCAGGCTgactttctttcctctgcacagagccaggctagctgtttccccctctccagtctgtatgctaagctaagctaaccgtctgctagctgcagcttcacactcACAACCTTCTCGTCTATCTCTCAGCAAGAAACCAAGAGAGCTCATTCTCCAAAATGAAGATGGGGTATTTTTTCAGATATGTTTCTAGTTATTTCAATAATACAAAAAGATGAAGATGGACAGACTCACCTTCAGACCTCGCAGtactctgtctgtcatcacACCCATGAATTCCTTATGGCTCAGGCAGTTGTCTCCATCCATGTCAAACAGTTTAAATACAGTATCCAGCACGTTCTCGGACAGATCGTGGCCTGTGGCGATCCTCACAGCTCGCTTGAACTGGGCTGCAGTGAGAGGAGGGAAACTGTGGTCATCTATTATTTATAGCGTTTAGACAAAATGATCCAAATTCTAATGAGCAGAGCGGCGTTACCCATTCCAACAGGACGGTTGGATCCGGTCACCAGTTTCATTGAAAAGGCAAAATCCTCCAGATTGTTGGTGAAGAGGCAGAAGGCTTTGAACTCATCAAATGTGATGCTCTGCAAGACAAAATCTGTTTACTTCTCTGCTACGTTCAATGATGCtttcacagcatttttttttcctttttttttacctggCCAGCAGGGATCCTCTTCCTCATGTTTTCCCAGTAGACTTCGTTGTCTTCTTCGTTGGTGTAGTGTAGCAGCCACTCTGCAAAGTCTTCTCTTCGCATGGTGTCCATACCTTTGGAGAACTGCATGAACTCCATCTCCTGGACTTCAGCCTGCAGGTCCTCCATGAACCTGAAGGACAGATGTTGTTTACTGGAAATCTGATGCTTTGAGAACCAAGAGTCCTGCTGAGgtttatcagaaaaaaatgaccaGGACAGCACCTCGTCACTtaaagacagcaaaacaaataacTCTGAATATGAATCCATTCTGAACAATGAAATTCAAAATAAGGCAAATAAAAGGGAAACGATAGAAGGGATAATAAATAGGTGAGAAGTAACCACAAGTCACAGATGTGTAGTCTTCAGCTTACACTTGCATGGTGCTCTGTCAGTATGTGTTATAGTGTTTGCAATGGCTTTGGCTCAATTGTCTGAATTTTGGCCTCAACtctcacacagcacagaaaaatgaGACCATAACATATTCTCATCAAAACAGTCTGCAGTAGTCAGTTAGTCAACATTTTGCCAttagaaatgaggaaaaaactTTCATTTTAGTCAGTGAATAGGCTGTAATATATTCTATGATATTTCATTGTGAATGGAATAATCCATCGTACAGAGAGCTACAGTAAGACTGTAATGCTGGAAACtaacaagaaagaaatcaaactTTCAATTCTGTAACAGACACGTATCGTAGTGACGGTGGAACAATTAGCAAGCTATGTTGTGATGCTGCTAACCAGTGAGAGACCTGCATCTAAATCTAATGAGAACTGAGCAACAGCAATTGTAAATCAATAACAGCAATGACAACAACTAACAGGCCTGTTTattgtcattaaaaaaacaaaacaaaacattttctctgaaatgtttggTGGTGTAC
Above is a window of Chaetodon auriga isolate fChaAug3 chromosome 15, fChaAug3.hap1, whole genome shotgun sequence DNA encoding:
- the LOC143332786 gene encoding interferon regulatory factor 2-binding protein 1-like is translated as MSSASQSSSRRQWCYLCDLPKMPWAMLWEFSEAVCRGCVNYDGADRIELLIETARQLKSTHGVLDGRSPGPQQGKPSSAGPIEAGRQHGERIDRGRGEYGVSSRLPNGLHRAEDVALSDGSRQSPNTRRAAVGAVPSLHGTISHALIAQGLVAAPHGLLAPLSGSRTGATPIAVSAGPIMGDAGRRQAVSLGVGASTSALVGIDPAVWRNNEVMAELNEVARNRVEGWPNRPKAVRDVLGALSSCVPFNVRFRKDHNLMGRVLAFDASTTPEFELRVFVEYPAGSGMIFSGVPDLVRQMFRDSAKDAGKAVNSGLRYVEYEKRQGTGDWRALSELLNDGVRMFKEPPIPEVLPQPDAGLPMAAAGRPVPAKSTTRRRKASPGSENGESEGRPDHPAREPWPRGAYSGMDPLPGMAGPQEGPPRLHSQPSPISALMGVADSLSSSQMARDSPSMSAAHSSAGRPTSSSPSTASTSVSQAALGQGLSAAGPSSNTSAGESTSSAQGTLLCCTLCRERLEDTHFVQCPSVPHHKFCFPCTRGFIRNQGQGGEVYCPSGERCPLAGSTVPWAFMQGEISTILAGDTDVTVKKENDP
- the LOC143332597 gene encoding heterogeneous nuclear ribonucleoprotein L-like isoform X1 yields the protein MAAAAGRYYGEGGRATKRQKTEDGGMTTESYDDPHKPLPSPVVHIRGLVDGIMEADLVEALQEFGVISYVVMMPKKRQALVEYEDMNGSCNAVTYAAENQVYIAGHPAFINYSTSQKISRPGDSDDTRSVNNVLLLTIINPIYPITTDVLYTICNNCGPVQRIVIFRKNGVQAMVEFDSVQSAQRAKASLNGADIYSGCCTLKIEYAKPARLNVFKNDQDTWDYTNPNLSGQDADGEGNWNNSQDPNANPNKRQRQPALLGDHPPDYGGPQGGYHGYNDDSYGPPPPHRMGPGMGGRGRGSQRYGPGYGPPPPEYGPHADSPVLMVYGLEPSKINADKVFNIFCLYGNVERVKFMKSKPGAAMVEMGDCYSVDRAITHLNNNFLFGQKLNVCVSKQQAIVPGQCYQLEDNTSSFKDFHGSRNNRFTSPEQAAKNRIQHPSNVLHFFNAQPDISAEIFNQVCDELGIKNPASVKLFTGKSERSSSGLLEWESINDAMEALAMMNHYQMKNPSGPYPYTLKLCFSTTHHAN
- the LOC143332597 gene encoding heterogeneous nuclear ribonucleoprotein L-like isoform X2 — its product is MAAAAGRYYGEGGRATKRQKTEDGGMTTESYDDPHKPLPSPVVHIRGLVDGIMEADLVEALQEFGVISYVVMMPKKRQALVEYEDMNGSCNAVTYAAENQDVLYTICNNCGPVQRIVIFRKNGVQAMVEFDSVQSAQRAKASLNGADIYSGCCTLKIEYAKPARLNVFKNDQDTWDYTNPNLSGQDADGEGNWNNSQDPNANPNKRQRQPALLGDHPPDYGGPQGGYHGYNDDSYGPPPPHRMGPGMGGRGRGSQRYGPGYGPPPPEYGPHADSPVLMVYGLEPSKINADKVFNIFCLYGNVERVKFMKSKPGAAMVEMGDCYSVDRAITHLNNNFLFGQKLNVCVSKQQAIVPGQCYQLEDNTSSFKDFHGSRNNRFTSPEQAAKNRIQHPSNVLHFFNAQPDISAEIFNQVCDELGIKNPASVKLFTGKSERSSSGLLEWESINDAMEALAMMNHYQMKNPSGPYPYTLKLCFSTTHHAN